A single genomic interval of Ruminococcus sp. NK3A76 harbors:
- a CDS encoding GGDEF domain-containing protein yields MLFGHKIIALCTSRVYDAGQHRFIRVLNDELTRQGYRLFIYTLNTDLYWSEETRIAEKCVFELIPYDKIDGVILMDEKIKSVTIAESIVKGALNAGVPVISVDGEHEGALTVKFDYEKGFEQIVRHVIEHHKVRRPHFVAGIKGNPFSDSRIAVFKKVLAENNIEYDDSMLSYGEFWAKPAREAAEALCQRDELPEAVLAANDVMAININDVFLKHGIKVPEQVIITGFDGIDEAQYNVPKLSTVSTDWSVLAVEISKAVFEYFGKKKTEGCIAVMPLLTPNESCGCESYYGSIDTYLSKLNDSFYRYQDDIRNLYDISVEMQMSTTPEQAIKYMYDGLLHDMCVVVKKEIFEREHNFILEDIPAMGNALVYDSYHAYSPIRDFDDNDIVPDLESKIEDKHPLIFNALDYMGRNLGFICYSFKSYDITDYTKTAEINNTVSMGFGGYINMQYQLYLAETVEKMYKNDKLTGLYTRTGYEKYFAKLVAANVNKDTELTVIMSDLNNLKQINDTFGHTAGDIAISAVAEALKKTTPEGTVCVRYGGDEMVALIAGDADVDKIIADIDKFLTEYNRSSGLIFNISTSCGAYTDKLTANFDLQYALSQADRRMYEAKKLKKSMADNNRI; encoded by the coding sequence ATGCTTTTCGGACACAAAATAATAGCCTTATGTACATCTCGTGTTTACGATGCAGGGCAGCACAGGTTTATAAGAGTTCTCAATGATGAGCTTACAAGGCAGGGCTACAGGCTGTTTATTTATACCCTCAACACCGACCTCTACTGGAGCGAGGAGACAAGGATTGCTGAAAAGTGTGTATTTGAGCTGATACCATATGACAAGATAGACGGCGTCATTTTAATGGACGAGAAGATAAAGAGCGTCACGATAGCTGAAAGCATCGTCAAGGGCGCTCTCAACGCAGGCGTGCCTGTGATATCCGTTGACGGCGAGCATGAGGGAGCGCTGACTGTAAAGTTTGACTACGAAAAGGGCTTTGAGCAGATAGTGCGCCATGTTATCGAGCACCACAAGGTAAGGCGGCCGCATTTCGTTGCAGGCATAAAGGGCAACCCCTTCTCTGACAGCAGGATAGCAGTATTCAAGAAAGTGCTTGCTGAGAACAACATAGAGTATGATGACTCGATGCTAAGCTACGGCGAGTTCTGGGCCAAGCCTGCCCGTGAGGCTGCCGAGGCGCTCTGCCAGCGTGACGAGCTGCCTGAGGCTGTGCTTGCTGCAAATGATGTAATGGCTATAAACATAAACGACGTATTCCTAAAGCACGGCATAAAGGTGCCCGAGCAGGTGATAATCACCGGATTTGACGGTATTGACGAAGCGCAGTACAACGTGCCCAAGCTCTCTACCGTGAGCACTGACTGGTCGGTGCTGGCTGTTGAGATAAGCAAGGCCGTGTTCGAATACTTCGGCAAGAAAAAGACAGAGGGCTGCATCGCTGTGATGCCGCTGCTGACACCCAACGAATCCTGCGGGTGCGAGAGCTATTACGGGTCGATAGACACATATCTGAGCAAGCTGAACGACAGCTTCTACCGCTATCAGGACGACATAAGAAACCTTTACGACATAAGCGTAGAGATGCAGATGAGCACAACGCCCGAGCAGGCAATAAAGTATATGTACGACGGGCTGCTGCACGATATGTGCGTAGTGGTGAAAAAGGAGATATTTGAAAGAGAGCACAACTTCATTCTTGAAGACATACCGGCTATGGGGAATGCGCTCGTATACGACTCCTACCATGCATACTCGCCGATAAGGGATTTTGATGATAATGATATCGTACCTGACCTTGAAAGCAAGATAGAGGATAAGCACCCGCTGATTTTCAATGCGCTTGACTACATGGGCAGGAACTTAGGCTTTATCTGCTACAGCTTCAAGAGCTACGACATCACCGACTACACGAAGACGGCTGAGATAAACAACACCGTGAGCATGGGCTTCGGCGGCTACATCAATATGCAGTATCAGCTATACCTTGCCGAGACTGTTGAGAAAATGTACAAAAACGACAAGCTGACGGGGCTTTACACAAGAACGGGGTATGAGAAATACTTCGCAAAGCTGGTGGCGGCCAATGTTAACAAGGACACTGAGCTGACTGTAATAATGTCAGACCTCAACAACTTAAAGCAGATAAACGACACCTTCGGCCACACGGCAGGTGACATTGCCATATCGGCTGTGGCGGAGGCGCTTAAGAAGACCACCCCTGAGGGAACGGTATGCGTGCGCTACGGCGGCGACGAGATGGTGGCGCTTATAGCAGGAGATGCAGATGTTGACAAGATAATCGCCGACATAGACAAATTCCTGACCGAATACAACAGAAGCTCGGGGCTGATATTCAACATATCGACAAGCTGCGGCGCTTACACCGACAAGCTGACGGCGAATTTTGACCTGCAATACGCCCTAAGTCAGGCAGACAGGCGAATGTACGAGGCCAAGAAGCTCAAAAAGAGCATGGCTGACAACAACAGGATATAA
- the recQ gene encoding DNA helicase RecQ produces the protein MDKHSVLKGYFGHDSFREGQEVLVDAILSGHDALGIMPTGAGKSICYQVPALLMRGITIVVSPLISLMKDQVNALIGCGVRAAYLNSSLSAEQYGRALTLASQGAFSLIYCAPERLLTPSFLSFAENADIAMVTVDEAHCVSQWGQDFRPSYLRIPEFISRLRRRPIVSAFTATATQRVKEDIISMLRLNSPEQVVTSFDRQNLYFGVESPPDKYERLCGILERNTDKSGIIYATSRKNVEELCERLSHDGYSVTRYHAGLDDVEKHRNQDDFLYDRKRIMVATNAFGMGIDKSNVSFVIHFNMPLDIESYYQEAGRCGRDGSFGECILLFSQRDVRTCRYMIEHDSGDNGLDEQTLAIVKKGQLARLDKMQRYCQTTDCLRGYILRYFGEKAPDRCTCSNKGGCSNCDGEFEDMDITIESQKVLSCVYRLAQRKLSFGEAVIADILKGRSTAKVTGFSLETLSTFGIMPDSTLVSIKRIIRFLETEGCLAKNAYGSYELTSRARAVLIERKPVKMKVPKKTPVKALGTSKAGRNIERSTTRPELFWRLRSLRNRKAQEEKLPAYIIFNDSSLRDMCEKLPRTEEEFMYISGVGEAKCRKYAKDFTAEICRFLDEQKRQQTVK, from the coding sequence ATGGATAAACACTCGGTACTCAAAGGGTACTTCGGGCACGACAGCTTCCGTGAGGGGCAGGAGGTGCTCGTAGATGCGATACTAAGCGGCCACGATGCACTCGGCATCATGCCTACAGGTGCCGGCAAGAGCATCTGCTATCAGGTGCCGGCGCTGCTCATGCGGGGGATAACTATCGTTGTCTCTCCGCTCATATCGCTCATGAAGGATCAGGTCAACGCCCTTATAGGCTGCGGCGTGCGTGCGGCATACCTTAACAGCTCGCTCTCTGCCGAGCAGTATGGCCGTGCGCTGACGCTTGCATCACAGGGGGCTTTCTCGCTTATCTACTGCGCCCCTGAAAGACTGCTAACACCGTCCTTCCTTTCCTTTGCAGAGAATGCCGATATAGCTATGGTGACGGTCGATGAGGCTCACTGCGTATCCCAGTGGGGGCAGGATTTCAGGCCGTCATATCTGCGTATACCGGAATTTATATCAAGGCTCAGACGCCGCCCGATAGTCTCGGCTTTCACAGCCACAGCCACTCAAAGGGTCAAGGAAGACATAATCTCGATGCTCCGCCTTAACTCCCCCGAACAGGTCGTCACGAGCTTTGACAGACAGAACCTCTACTTCGGAGTCGAGAGCCCGCCTGACAAGTACGAAAGGCTCTGCGGCATCCTCGAACGCAATACTGACAAAAGCGGCATAATCTACGCCACCTCACGCAAAAACGTCGAGGAGCTCTGCGAGCGGCTGTCTCACGACGGCTACAGCGTCACACGCTACCACGCAGGCCTTGACGACGTTGAAAAGCACCGCAACCAGGACGACTTCCTCTACGACAGAAAGCGTATCATGGTCGCCACCAATGCATTCGGTATGGGTATAGATAAATCAAATGTCTCCTTTGTCATACACTTCAATATGCCGCTCGATATCGAGAGCTATTATCAGGAGGCCGGCCGCTGCGGCAGAGACGGCTCGTTTGGTGAGTGTATACTGCTTTTCAGCCAGCGTGATGTCAGGACCTGCCGCTATATGATAGAGCACGACAGCGGCGATAACGGCCTTGATGAGCAAACTCTCGCCATAGTAAAGAAAGGCCAGCTCGCCAGACTTGATAAGATGCAGCGCTACTGCCAGACCACCGACTGCCTGCGTGGGTATATCCTGCGCTATTTCGGCGAGAAGGCTCCCGACAGATGCACCTGCAGCAATAAGGGCGGCTGCTCCAACTGCGACGGCGAGTTTGAGGATATGGATATCACTATCGAGTCGCAGAAGGTGCTCTCGTGCGTCTACAGGCTCGCACAACGAAAGCTGTCCTTCGGCGAGGCAGTTATCGCCGATATACTCAAAGGCCGCTCTACGGCCAAGGTGACAGGCTTCTCGCTCGAAACTCTCTCGACCTTCGGCATCATGCCCGACAGCACGCTTGTAAGCATCAAGCGCATAATCAGGTTTTTGGAGACAGAAGGGTGCCTTGCCAAAAACGCCTACGGCTCTTATGAGCTCACCTCACGGGCAAGGGCAGTGCTTATCGAGCGCAAGCCTGTTAAGATGAAGGTGCCTAAGAAAACGCCCGTCAAGGCGTTAGGGACCTCAAAGGCCGGCAGGAACATCGAGCGCAGCACAACACGCCCTGAGCTTTTCTGGCGACTCAGGAGCCTTCGCAACCGCAAGGCGCAGGAAGAAAAGCTGCCTGCCTATATTATCTTCAACGACTCATCACTCCGGGATATGTGCGAAAAGCTCCCCAGGACCGAGGAGGAGTTTATGTACATATCAGGCGTCGGCGAGGCCAAGTGCCGCAAGTATGCTAAAGACTTCACCGCCGAGATATGCCGCTTCCTTGACGAACAAAAGCGGCAGCAAACAGTAAAATAA
- a CDS encoding JAB domain-containing protein, which translates to MSKKNQEEDFSYSGNVLDELLDDLSGVSSSGETSKPSSPVHEGHRERLRRKFADNMSFQGLSDHEIIELLLFYSVPRVDVNELSHKLLRTFGGFAQVLNAPYAELCAVTGLGEQSAIYLKVLMRLCAKYNLEMQRSLSVSNAESLYDYMIYQFSGESSECAKLFLVDDNGKVGAPQEIGRGLENSSVFQFKKTMNIISNSSAKNIIIAHSHSKGSSAPSDNDIVITRRFRQMLDPIGVVLIDHFVVYENELSSMRKLGMLDL; encoded by the coding sequence ATGAGTAAAAAGAACCAGGAGGAGGATTTCTCCTATTCGGGCAACGTGCTCGATGAGCTGCTTGATGACCTGAGCGGCGTGTCTTCATCAGGAGAGACAAGCAAGCCTTCCTCTCCTGTCCACGAGGGGCACAGAGAGCGCCTTCGCCGGAAGTTTGCAGATAATATGAGCTTTCAGGGGCTCTCCGACCACGAGATAATCGAGCTTCTGCTCTTTTACAGCGTGCCGAGAGTCGATGTAAACGAGCTCTCGCATAAGCTGCTGCGTACCTTCGGCGGCTTTGCACAGGTGCTCAATGCACCCTACGCAGAGCTTTGCGCCGTAACAGGCCTCGGCGAGCAGAGCGCTATATATCTCAAAGTCCTCATGCGCCTGTGCGCCAAGTATAACCTTGAGATGCAGCGCAGCCTGAGCGTTTCAAATGCAGAGTCGCTCTATGACTATATGATATATCAGTTCTCCGGCGAATCGTCTGAGTGTGCAAAGCTGTTTTTAGTCGATGACAACGGCAAGGTCGGCGCTCCGCAGGAGATAGGCCGTGGCCTTGAAAACAGCTCGGTCTTCCAGTTCAAAAAGACTATGAATATCATATCAAACTCCTCTGCAAAGAATATTATAATAGCACACAGCCATTCAAAGGGCTCGTCTGCCCCGTCTGATAACGACATCGTCATCACAAGACGCTTTCGGCAGATGTTGGACCCGATAGGTGTTGTGCTCATAGACCATTTCGTCGTCTATGAAAACGAGCTCTCGTCTATGCGAAAGCTCGGAATGCTTGATCTGTAA
- a CDS encoding glycoside hydrolase family 5 protein produces the protein MKLKRILAAILAAAVCGMTAGCGSSDSSSSSDSQNSSSSDSQTDDSTAEKKEKDNTIHPMRDITAWELVKEMKIGWNLGNTFDATGGSGVSAETSWGQPTTTKLMVDAVKAAGFNVFRIPVSWGTHMDDQYQVDQAWMDRVREVVDYGIDNDMYVILDTHHEDWYFPKEEDKEQDIEQLKALWSQIAEEFKGYDEHLIFEGLNEPRLRDTPQEWTGGTQAAREIVNEYEKAFYETVRASGGNNDKRCLMITPYAASSDRNVLKDLKLPDENDKNLIVSVHAYLPYSFALDVNGTDTFDAASDGGVIDNLFITLNDLFLSKEIPVIIGEFGTLNKNFNVDERIECAEYYLNAAKEAGVPCVWWDNNAFVGNGENFGLLSRTSVINDSFTGVWDPQELVDAMMGVYNE, from the coding sequence ATGAAATTAAAAAGAATACTCGCAGCAATACTCGCAGCAGCAGTCTGCGGCATGACAGCCGGCTGCGGCAGCAGCGACAGCAGCTCATCATCAGACTCACAGAACAGCTCATCATCAGATTCTCAGACAGACGACAGCACAGCTGAAAAGAAGGAAAAGGACAACACTATCCACCCCATGCGTGATATCACAGCGTGGGAGCTCGTCAAGGAAATGAAGATAGGCTGGAACCTTGGCAACACCTTTGACGCAACAGGCGGCAGCGGTGTCAGCGCCGAGACTTCGTGGGGGCAGCCCACCACTACCAAGCTCATGGTAGACGCAGTAAAGGCCGCAGGCTTCAACGTGTTCAGGATACCCGTTTCCTGGGGCACGCATATGGACGACCAGTATCAGGTAGACCAGGCGTGGATGGACAGGGTAAGAGAGGTCGTTGACTACGGTATCGACAACGATATGTATGTTATCCTCGACACACACCACGAGGACTGGTATTTCCCCAAGGAGGAGGACAAGGAGCAGGATATCGAGCAGCTGAAAGCTCTCTGGTCGCAGATAGCAGAGGAATTCAAGGGCTATGACGAGCACCTTATCTTTGAAGGCTTAAACGAGCCCCGACTCCGTGACACACCGCAGGAGTGGACAGGCGGCACACAGGCAGCAAGAGAGATAGTCAACGAGTACGAGAAGGCATTCTACGAGACAGTAAGAGCCTCGGGCGGCAACAACGACAAGCGCTGCCTTATGATAACCCCCTACGCCGCATCGAGCGACCGCAACGTGCTCAAAGACCTCAAGCTCCCCGATGAGAACGACAAGAACCTCATCGTTTCAGTTCACGCATATCTCCCCTACTCCTTCGCACTTGACGTAAACGGCACAGATACCTTCGATGCAGCAAGCGACGGCGGCGTTATAGATAACCTCTTTATCACCCTCAATGACCTGTTCCTGTCAAAGGAGATACCGGTCATCATAGGTGAGTTCGGCACGCTCAATAAGAACTTCAACGTTGATGAAAGAATAGAATGCGCCGAGTATTACTTAAACGCTGCCAAGGAAGCCGGCGTTCCCTGCGTATGGTGGGATAATAATGCATTTGTCGGCAACGGCGAGAACTTCGGCCTGCTTTCAAGGACCAGTGTTATAAACGACAGCTTCACAGGTGTCTGGGATCCTCAGGAGCTTGTTGATGCAATGATGGGAGTATATAATGAGTAA
- a CDS encoding PHP domain-containing protein, which translates to MYKYETHMHTAETSACATATGAQQARRYKELGYDGIIITDHFFNGNCLPEIHQCSDWKQKVDMFCKGFENAKAEGDKIGLKVFFGFEYCYEGADMLVYGLDKQWLYDHPECVQMSFFDFAQLAHKDGAVIIHAHPFREANYLREIRLVPQWVDGVEVYNSGNYDDKYNDRAYWYAKQYGFVMTGGTDNHHLTAEKISGISSDTPFDSIHDCMDMITAGRVSVIYPGAYKPETEK; encoded by the coding sequence ATGTATAAATACGAAACACATATGCACACCGCTGAAACAAGTGCCTGCGCCACAGCAACAGGCGCACAGCAGGCAAGACGCTATAAGGAGCTCGGCTATGACGGCATCATCATCACCGACCATTTCTTTAACGGCAACTGCCTGCCCGAGATACATCAGTGCAGCGACTGGAAGCAGAAGGTAGATATGTTCTGCAAGGGCTTTGAGAACGCAAAGGCCGAGGGCGACAAGATAGGCCTTAAGGTGTTCTTCGGCTTTGAGTACTGCTACGAGGGCGCTGATATGCTCGTCTACGGGCTCGATAAGCAGTGGCTCTATGACCACCCCGAGTGTGTGCAGATGAGCTTCTTTGACTTTGCACAGCTCGCACATAAGGACGGTGCTGTGATAATACACGCACACCCCTTCCGTGAGGCAAATTATCTGCGTGAGATAAGGCTCGTGCCCCAGTGGGTAGACGGGGTAGAGGTGTATAACAGCGGCAATTACGACGATAAATACAACGACCGTGCCTACTGGTATGCCAAACAATACGGCTTTGTAATGACAGGCGGCACAGACAACCACCACCTCACCGCAGAAAAGATAAGCGGCATATCCTCAGATACGCCGTTTGACAGCATACATGACTGCATGGATATGATAACCGCCGGCAGGGTAAGCGTTATATACCCCGGGGCGTACAAACCAGAAACGGAGAAATAG
- a CDS encoding AGE family epimerase/isomerase, with protein MRNEQIKKELTDHIIPFWSALKDEENGGFYGFMSNSLVLDKKADKGVILHARILWFFSHAFEVLKDESLRPLAFHAFEFIKNHCIDYDNGGVYWMCDYKGNPTDTMKHTYNIAFCIYALSAYYNAFGDSFALDLATKLFSDIEQNTLDDYGYGEAFSRDWQPIDNEALSENGLKADKTMNTVLHLIEGYTELLRARHIKPVEDRLRFLLSQMSDIIYDPETNALKVFFDEKFGLVGDVHSYGHDIEATWLVDRACRELDDKELCEKFRQINIKIAKNIQSIAVDKNGAMNNERDKTEINRTRVWWVQAEAVVGFINAYQNSGDKSFLDTAAGVWDYIADKVIDKREGGEWFSELEPDDTPHEYKEQVGPWKCPYHNGRMCLEVITRGVAI; from the coding sequence ATGAGAAACGAGCAGATAAAAAAAGAACTTACAGACCACATAATCCCCTTCTGGTCAGCACTTAAGGACGAGGAAAACGGCGGCTTCTACGGCTTTATGAGCAACAGCCTCGTGCTCGATAAAAAGGCCGACAAGGGCGTTATACTCCACGCACGCATTCTCTGGTTCTTCTCGCACGCTTTTGAAGTGCTGAAGGACGAGAGCCTGCGCCCCCTTGCCTTCCACGCATTCGAGTTTATCAAAAACCACTGTATCGACTACGACAACGGCGGCGTTTACTGGATGTGCGACTATAAGGGCAACCCCACCGACACTATGAAGCACACATACAACATAGCATTCTGCATATATGCCCTTTCGGCTTACTACAACGCCTTTGGCGACAGCTTTGCGCTCGACCTTGCCACCAAGCTGTTCTCGGATATCGAGCAGAACACCCTTGATGACTACGGCTACGGCGAAGCATTCTCCAGGGACTGGCAGCCGATAGACAACGAAGCCCTCAGCGAGAACGGCCTTAAGGCTGACAAGACGATGAACACAGTGCTCCACCTGATAGAGGGCTATACCGAGCTTTTGCGTGCAAGGCATATAAAGCCCGTTGAGGACAGGCTTCGCTTCCTGCTCTCGCAGATGTCGGATATCATCTATGACCCCGAGACAAACGCTCTTAAGGTCTTCTTTGATGAGAAATTCGGCCTTGTGGGCGACGTTCACTCATACGGCCATGATATCGAAGCCACATGGCTTGTTGACCGTGCGTGCAGAGAGCTCGATGACAAGGAGCTTTGTGAAAAATTCAGGCAGATAAATATAAAGATAGCAAAGAATATCCAGTCGATAGCCGTTGATAAAAACGGTGCTATGAACAACGAGCGTGACAAGACTGAGATAAACCGTACCCGTGTATGGTGGGTGCAGGCAGAGGCCGTTGTCGGCTTTATAAACGCTTATCAGAACAGCGGCGACAAGAGCTTCCTCGATACAGCCGCAGGCGTGTGGGATTATATCGCAGATAAGGTCATCGACAAGCGAGAGGGCGGCGAATGGTTCTCAGAGCTTGAGCCTGACGATACACCTCACGAGTACAAGGAGCAGGTAGGCCCGTGGAAATGTCCCTACCACAACGGCAGAATGTGCTTAGAGGTAATAACAAGGGGTGTAGCGATATAA
- a CDS encoding DUF1015 domain-containing protein: MTAFRPADILLPANTDMEKWAVVACDQYTSEPGYWAELEQLIGAAPSALNLILPEVYLGSGNEQARIDTIHKNMEKYIADGIFTEYKDALIYIERVQDDGKVRAGLVGCIDLEEYDYSKGSSSPVRATEATVVERIPPRLKVRRGADIELTHIMILIDDGSGSVIEPLYAKKQGFEKLYDTPLLKKGGSITGWLLDEQSKADVLAALDKLGEKEGFEKRYGLTDTPVLLYAMGDGNHSLATAKAYYEELKAANPGKDMSNHPARYALCEIVNLHSPALEFEAIHRIVTGADENQLFADITNALGLTEGKTDGAQCFGIVNSGQTVWYTAANTSSKLTVGTLQNFLDTWCKENGAGIDYIHGTEVVEKLSMDNGSVGFILPDMGKNELFPTVIADGALPRKTFSMGHAWDKRYYIEARRITD; this comes from the coding sequence ATGACAGCATTCAGACCGGCAGATATACTTCTGCCTGCAAATACGGATATGGAAAAGTGGGCAGTAGTCGCCTGCGACCAGTACACCTCAGAGCCCGGCTACTGGGCAGAGCTCGAACAGCTTATAGGTGCTGCTCCGTCAGCTCTTAACCTGATTCTTCCCGAGGTATATCTCGGCAGCGGCAATGAGCAGGCACGTATCGACACGATACATAAAAACATGGAAAAATACATCGCAGACGGCATCTTCACAGAGTATAAGGACGCACTGATATACATTGAAAGAGTTCAGGACGACGGCAAGGTGCGTGCAGGCCTTGTCGGCTGTATCGACCTTGAAGAATATGATTACAGCAAGGGCTCGTCTTCCCCTGTAAGAGCTACCGAAGCCACAGTAGTTGAGAGGATACCCCCTCGCCTTAAGGTAAGACGTGGCGCAGATATCGAGCTTACACATATTATGATACTCATAGACGATGGATCAGGCAGCGTTATCGAGCCGCTTTATGCCAAAAAGCAGGGCTTTGAAAAGCTCTACGACACACCCCTCCTCAAAAAGGGCGGCAGCATAACAGGCTGGCTGCTCGATGAGCAGAGCAAAGCTGACGTTCTCGCAGCTCTTGACAAGCTCGGCGAAAAGGAAGGCTTTGAAAAGCGCTACGGCCTGACCGACACCCCCGTGCTGCTCTACGCTATGGGCGACGGCAACCATTCTCTTGCCACAGCAAAGGCTTATTATGAGGAGCTCAAAGCTGCAAACCCCGGCAAGGATATGTCAAACCACCCTGCAAGATATGCGCTCTGCGAGATAGTGAACCTTCACTCCCCCGCACTTGAATTTGAGGCTATCCACCGCATAGTCACAGGCGCTGACGAAAACCAGCTGTTTGCCGATATAACAAACGCTCTCGGACTTACAGAGGGCAAGACAGACGGCGCACAGTGCTTCGGAATAGTCAACAGCGGCCAGACGGTGTGGTATACCGCTGCAAACACTTCGAGCAAGCTGACAGTCGGCACATTACAGAATTTCCTTGATACATGGTGCAAGGAAAACGGCGCAGGGATAGACTATATCCACGGCACAGAGGTCGTAGAGAAGCTGTCTATGGACAACGGCTCTGTCGGCTTTATCCTTCCCGATATGGGCAAGAACGAGCTCTTCCCGACAGTCATAGCAGACGGCGCACTGCCTCGAAAGACCTTCTCTATGGGTCACGCATGGGACAAGCGCTACTACATCGAAGCAAGACGCATAACAGACTAA